The DNA window aatcaaTCTATCATTATATTTAAGTCACACAATAATTTAATCTTTGAAGACTTAGATGTTGATCcttttcattaaataaatttttaaaaactttgtATTATATTTAGGCCTAATCGCTAAAGTTCTTTTTTCAATTGACTTTTATATTTATCGtacaatcattaaaaaatatcaattaggCCTAATTTCGTCAAGTGCGATTTAATTACGGTCAACTAGACATATTTATAGAAAGATAtcaaatcttttattttatttttgtaggtTTTATCATTGAAAAATACTTCatgtttttgacttttttttagtCAATAgttcaaacctttaaaattattaattttagatcattttttaattttttatttcgatTATAGCAATTTGTGTAAATTGTagtagaaaaaaataattaaatataccCTTcatgtttatcattttttatggtaaaaaaataaattggaatAATATGAAGagcatgtttaatttttttttccagtaTAATTTGATCAAATGActacaattgaaactgaaaattaaaaaataaattaaaatttaaactttttatttatgacGAAAcctaatattttatcataaaaacatatcaTTCAAAATTAAGTAacttgacaaaaataaaagatatggTCATTATAGTATTTACTAGTGATACCTAATCCCCTTTAGAGATCTTAGCCCCTTAAAATggctaaacaaatcaaaacaggTGAGAGGGAATAATTACtgaattaataacaaaaaaggtaaaaatattTAGATGGAATCAAATTTTGGATCTTGTgttgttttttatatattactAAAAGATTTCAACTTGCTCATTAAtagtatataataaaattctatgTTTGAGTCACACAcaagacaaaaaaaaagagtGACTTCACATTTTTCCATTCTTTAAATTCAAGAAAATCTTTAGCTGCAAAAACTAATCAAGAtctagagagaaaaaaaaaactaaaaatcaagATTATGAATATTATTCAGCTGCAAACACAATTAGTTGATTACACAGCTTCATTATTTCATGAGGtgagtaaattaaattaattaattatatatgattacATTTATATCTTCaagaaatgtttaattttgtgattatgattttaattttttgttttgtggGCATGATTAGGGGTTTTTGGATGATCAATTTACTCAACTTCAACAGCTTCAAGATGAGAGTAACCCAGATTTTGTTGTTGAAGTTGTTTCTATGTTCTTTGAAGATTCTGAAAGGCTTATTAATGAACTAACCAAGGCTCtgtgagtatatatatattttattatatagtatTATGCATATATTAATCTCATATAAATTTAacatatagtttttatttttagcattaATGTAGTTGGTTTGTTGATGTTCCAACAGAGAGCAGAAAAGTGTGgattttaaaagaattgatGCTCATGTTCATCAGTTAAAAGGAAGCAGCTCTAGGTAATAATCTTTCGTAGTGCTGTgctaaaaccgaaccaaatcaaaaaactaaattggacCGAAAAAATcggttttgtttggtttgacAATATAAAAAGTTTTACTTTCCCAgttcggtttaatttttaacaaaattgttTTCAGTTGATTTTTTCGATTcatttcagtttgatttgattcgaaCCAAAAGCATGCTCTTAATTAATTTTGGGTTGCCTTGAAATAACAGTATAGGAGCTCAGAGAGTTCAGAAAATGTGCATTATGTGCAGAAACTACTGTGATGAGCAAAATGCTGAAGGGTAATATATGTAAATGTATATGCTTCAtaatttatatgaaataaaatttgcTTTAGacatttatataattatgaatGATTTTACAAGTTCTgatgaatataatttttttgcagGTGCCTAAAATGTGTGCAGCAAGTGAAACATGAGTATTTCCTAATAAAAACCAAGCTTCAAACACTGTTCAAGGCAAGTAGGAATAAATAATTGGATTAATCGCAAAacaaaaatcacgaattttagtactatgttttataattttcacaaaaaattcacttttagcaattaaaagtataaattatcatatttttttttaatttgaaacaccatagagttttttttaaacaaaaaaataccaATGTGAACGTTGTTTCAGTGTTCACATTAGTATTTTACAATATTTTGGCGTtcatattagtattttttttaaccttAAAATGCTCATTATTTGGTGTTTTGATCTTAAAAAAATGATAGACcgtattttaaatttcaaaaatcatacgttcatattaatattataaaacatgcTAAATTGAATTACCATTCATTATGTGACcttaaattgaattaattgtACGGAATTGCAGTTGGAGCAACAGGTCCTGGCTGCTGGAGGATCAATCCCTTTTCCTTTGtaaaatcatcatttttatGAGTACTTAAGCTAAAAAAGGgttcatttgaatttttttatagccTAAGTTTGTATGATATTCAGTGTAGAATTATGAGCAATTATTAATTAAGGATATGTGAACCATATAAACCAACTTTTTTTATTGCATTTTCTtcattagtttttaaatttttatgtggTTTGGTGCTTCAAGAATTGCATACTAGTCATGCCAATAGTAACAATACTTGATATTGTTGGACTGCCATGCGAATTAAGAAATCGATCAGTGTCGAATTGTATAACTCGTTTAAAAAATCGATCAGTGTCGAATTGTATAACTCGTCTATATGAAAATGGATGAGTCAAAAAGGTATAGCACGATACTCATTATCCCCGCATTCTTTTATCATATATTGAAAAGACAGAACTCATTGTTCACTttacaaatattgaaatttatgcTCAATAAAGTAATAATCGCCTTCCCATAGGCCTATAAATAAAAACACTAATATCatctaaaaaataattgatttctATGTAAATACGAGACTAATTCACTATTCATCTTTAATCTTACATAGAATCTTCTTAATTTAAGTATCGGAAtgacttttatatatataccaaGGTCATGTACCTCTTCTGAGTTTGAAGTATATattcttttttagttttaaacgaaaatactaaaattgtttgaaaatgaaattaaaattattctCACTACTAGAAAATAGCAAATTACCGACAGAAAAGTCTTgatttagcaacggatttttaatgttgttttcCAGTTGTGTCTTTcctttaaacaaataaaaaaaattcaaatctttaaTGAAGTGATGAAGTTTGAGCAAAGAATTTAATTGGGGTGATTTTAGCTAAGGAAGGTCATCATCAACCAAAAACATATATTACCATTAGCAAATAAAAAATACGCAGCCACCGACCATTAAAAACTACTTGTATattacaaagaaaaaaatattttttaaaaaataaggatAAGTATCATACAGAGTAACCCACCACGTTGCATGACTAATAGATCTGTTTAATTATGTTACGGAATAATCTTATTTTAATCAATATTCCATAATCTTTATTACATTCAATGAATTCATTCaattagttttataaattaacaaGGTCAACTGCTTTCATATGATGTGGCATGTCTCTTGGTCTGTGGTTACGTGCAACCAAAAccaaattatattttgtataaactgagcatttttatcttttaaaaaagagCTAAATtacattttgaatattttatttaggagttggttcattttaaaaatataaattttgagtAAATCAAAGTACGTGGTAGCATGATTGCTTCTTCTTTTCACACGCTACTCAAAAGTATAGAATATATGAAAATTTCAGATTCGATTCATCTATGGTgttaattttaaacaaatttataatcATTAAATGAGATTTTGCGTATATTTTACTATCATTTTGAGATGTTTTACCATATGAAACTCGGTTAAACTAATATTAGCATCTCGTTTTTttatgccaaaaaataaaatatattaagatATTCATCAAATTACATCGTAGATCAACTCTTCCAAAAAATTGAATACACATACAAAATACTAATAGTTGACAATTGTTGTAAGAAATTTCAATGAtgtgataatatttttttctgtcttattttaaaaattccacTAAAATGCCATGCCACACAAGttgtctaattttttaaaaaaactcttatttgtctttaataaaattatacaataaataaaaataacacttTTAAATTGGAAcatctcaaaataaaaaatgaaaaatgaaacttCTAAAATAGAAAAGAGGAGATATAAATGGTAAAACAATGACAAAATTATAGTAAATGAAATTATCAACTTTATAAGAACGtgataaaatcataaatttatttacgattaatttataatatattattcttatatctatactatatataaaagcacggatgggggagggacaagcaaatttaccaaataattctttttaatttattactaaataaagattttatagtcattaactaattagttatttaattaatcactaaatatatattataattaaagtcctcaTTAGgatagatagctaaattatctcctaTTTAGTTTTTGAGACAGATTAATATTGCTAATTTAGTGtagaaaaaatagctaaattgtctctaaattagtagaaataactactttttagtttgattgaagttgaactacaaaatcaaaatttgatcaatatattattatttaaatttctatcctattacaattataaatataattaaattaattatttaattatggttattatgaaactaaaatatttcctaatataattaaattatatattaatcatTATTAAATAATTCACAGTTAACAACacattcatattatttattcttagagtatatttattaattaaaatataatttcttgATAATAGAAAATGaataattgtttatattatattgacgagtcacgttacgagccacgtgcgtagtaCGTAAAGCGAGACTAGTATATATAAGAATGGGTATTTTGttcaaactgaaccgaaccgagtttaaattttcatatttttaaatcaaaccgaatcaagattttgaaatgtaaaaaaatgaCAACTAAAAGAAGAGTAAGAAAAGTGACTTAATCTGCCATAAACGGTGTGTAGAGATTTGGCAGATTGAGTTTCCAGTTAAGCAGATTCTACCATATCaggaattataatttaataagacTGATAAGTGAACAAATTGACTAATTCAAACGTAGTAAATGTCTCTGGtcattttttattcttaaaacAAGCTAATGCGTGCATGTACCATTATTTCATACAAATTTTTACAGGCAATTATAAGTGAGTTTTAAGAAATGCTAATATCTCTCTGTAAGATTATGAACCAGATATGAAacaatacaaatttaaaaatgaaccGAATATGAACATATTACTCAAATctcaaacaaatataaactaaatatgaaCACCTTGTTCATATAACGAGCTAAACATGAACATCTAAAAATTTAACTTGACTCGATTTATTTACAAATGATCGGTCAAAACTCTGGTTAGACTGATAGTTTCTTAAGTAAagttatataatattaataaaattctttCGAATAAAAAGTCAAAGTGTCCCCTGAATTTGTAACAACGATCTCGTACTAAACGAAACTACTTTCACTTCCCATACGGTTCCTTTGAGAAGGGTGTGATGCCATCACCTATCAGGCTCGACGAGCAGTCCACTGTCCACGGAGCTGCATGGGATtataatttgtacttttttgagaAACTAACCGCAAAACTCTTTATGTTGGATCCGATTACcggataatttatattttttgtgcaaaaaataaatttaggataattttatcgcaacaattagagtATTTTCTAATTTCTTTTTCGCATCTGTCGCctctgatttgtattttacacgttttaaaaatataattttggaataatttgaaccaaaaatgaaaatgtttgaaattaattgctcaaaaaaatataaatggaaTTTAATGACTCCGTATTATAAGTTTATTTGCCCGTTTTGTTTGAATTCTATCGGTCTAtactttattaaattttgacACAAAACACAAATGTAAGGACTGTGACGAAAGAGACGAAAATTAACTGATTGTCAATCGAAATTAtccaaaatatttcatttttttatcttaatatatttcatttttttatcttaatatatttcatttttatgctatttttatgATAAGGTGATAATTAATTGGATATCAAAATGGCCATATATGCATGTTGTGTGAGTCACTACTGTAACACAATACCTCATCCATTTAGATTCCCAAAGAAAGCCCTAAAACTTTGGGcccataaatttaaatttccaaaGAAACCTTTCACTTCCCCCCATTTCCTCTCACTGTTTATCTACCAATCTCATTTCCCCACCACACAAACCCtaccaaaaccctaaccctaaaaacTCTGTAGTCTCCGACCACCACCGCAACCACCGATATGGCCAAAAAGAAACCGACCCATCAAACTCGCGACTCCAAAAAACAAAGCCCACCAGACCATTCCGCCATGGAAGATCTCGAAGAACAGCTTCAAAACTTGAGAACTTTGAACGACATGCTGCTTAAAGATACCATTGAACACAGACAGAAAATTGATTCTTTGACACGCGCTCAAGAAGTGTTGGATAGTCAGTTGGTTGTGATGGGTACTGAGAAGATGGATCTTGAAAATAAGCTGAGTGTCGATAGTGAAGAGAGACTGAGATTGGAGATAGAGAAGGGTTTGTTCGGGGTTTTTGTCCAGACCCAGATGGTTAATGTGGGTATTATTGTTGAGAAGAAAGAACATGAAATTGAGTTCTTGAAAAATAAGGTTAATGAATTGATTTTCACTGTTGAAAGCGAGCGAAAGAAATTGAGTTTGGCGGCTAGAGAGAGGGATGTGTTACGTGATGATGTCGACAAGTGGAAGAAGGTGACGAATGAGTTGATGCAGGTTAGGTCTGATTTGGAGGATCGGGAGATGGTTTTTAAGGAGGAAATCAAGAAATTGGAGGCGCGTTGTAGTTTCTTGGTGAAGCAAAATCAGGAGATTGAGATGCAATGTAATGTAGCTAAGATGGAAAAGAATGAGATTGAAAGGGAGAGAGATGATCAAAAGGTTGTGATCAGTGACTTGGAGAGACGTGTGTCTTTCTCGGATGGGGTCATAGGGAGTCTGCGTGAGGAAGCGGATGTTTCGAGCGAAAAATTCTTGGAGTTGGAGATGAGCTATGGTGCGGAACAAGCGAAGGGGAAGGTGCTGTCAATGCAGATTGATGATTTGGTGAAACAGAAGAATGATATGAAGAAAATTATGGGGAAGTTAATGCTGCAAACAgagtctagtgatggacttaTTGAGAGTTTGAATCGTGAAATGAAGGATAAAATTGGTTTGATTGAGAAGTTGTTTAGCGAGAAGAAAGAGATTGAGGATGTGAAAGATGTGAAAGAGAGTGAGATTGTCAATTTGCAGAAGGATTTGGGTGGATTAAAGGATGATGTGGCTGCAATGAAAGAGTCGATCAAAGATCAAGAAGACAAGAACAAGCAATTGGCAACAGAAGCTCGTCGTTATAAAGATGAATTCGAGAAAGCGTGTCTTGAGAGTGATAATGTTCAAAGGAGTTTGGATGAGGAACAGAGGAATGTCACTAGCTTGAGAATTAGAGTTTTGGAAATGGAGAAGAGGATCGAAGAGACCGGCAAAGAGGTTGCAAAGATGAAAAACAAGCCTGAAAATCTGTTGGAGTTGAAGGAAGAAAAATTTGATGGAGAAATTGAACCATATGCAGCAGAATTGGAAGGAATTAAGAATGCATTTAGAAACAAGGAGAGTTTAGTAGAGGAGATGAAACAACAAATGAACATTCTACAGAATTCTGAGGCAGAGGCGCGTAAGAGGACAGGCTTATGGACTATAGTTTCTTCAGCAACAACATTTTTGGCTGCAGCCTCTCTTGCCTATGCTGCTAAAATTCGTTAAGAGCCGTTGTTTTTTGGTGACATTGTGCTTCTGGTTAGAGTTGCTTTTGGCTATTGATTAAGTATTGCTTAATCTTGTTGAGGTTAACACTCTCATTTTGGATACTCTTAGGAAACTTTGGCTTTAGATAATAATGTTTTTCACTTGAAATTGTCACATCTGATGTAGCTTTTAACTGCTTTTTGACTGTGTTTAGAATGAATCTATATACTCATGTTTTCCGTCTTTTGTGCTTTTGCTCGACTCCTCGATATTTACTGTATTAGCTGCAGCAtgtgttgcacggaaacttgtcGAGTCTTACATTTTGACATGTCAGCGTTTTTTTCGCTTCTATGCAACATAGGCTGCAGCATGTAATGACCATGTATATGGGCAAATCCTACTGATTAGCTGAATTTGTTTGGATGTTATTGAACTTCTGGTTAGGCCCAGTGATGAGTGTTGGTTATTTCAGGGAAGATAATGTTGGCATTTTCTTATTGCTATTGTGTTTATGGTTCTGCCATTATTCTTATGTGAGACCAATCATGATAACTTTGTTGataactaaaattatttaaagcaTTCAGGATATGGCTTCTGCTTGTCAGACCTTTGAGTTTGAACAATTCTTTTTACTTGGGACTGAAGCAATATGATTTTCTCTTAAAAATAGACTTGTATGAAGTTATTCTGTTTAGGGTTATttgtagaaaataaaaaatcatttttatatttaaagcaatttaagcatgcCCTTTTAAGAGTGACGTAATAAAATCAAACTTCAAtttcttttgatatttttgatcCAAAAACATTATAGTGTGTTGTTTTAGCCGTTAAAATTTGCTGAAACCGGCATCGTTTGGTGAAGGAAAAATAGTGTTTGGCTACATACTGCTAAGCATATAATGTGAAGGTGTCtactttttaaaatg is part of the Mercurialis annua linkage group LG3, ddMerAnnu1.2, whole genome shotgun sequence genome and encodes:
- the LOC126671413 gene encoding histidine-containing phosphotransfer protein 1-like; translated protein: MNIIQLQTQLVDYTASLFHEGFLDDQFTQLQQLQDESNPDFVVEVVSMFFEDSERLINELTKALEQKSVDFKRIDAHVHQLKGSSSSIGAQRVQKMCIMCRNYCDEQNAEGCLKCVQQVKHEYFLIKTKLQTLFKLEQQVLAAGGSIPFPL
- the LOC126674540 gene encoding intracellular protein transport protein USO1, whose translation is MAKKKPTHQTRDSKKQSPPDHSAMEDLEEQLQNLRTLNDMLLKDTIEHRQKIDSLTRAQEVLDSQLVVMGTEKMDLENKLSVDSEERLRLEIEKGLFGVFVQTQMVNVGIIVEKKEHEIEFLKNKVNELIFTVESERKKLSLAARERDVLRDDVDKWKKVTNELMQVRSDLEDREMVFKEEIKKLEARCSFLVKQNQEIEMQCNVAKMEKNEIERERDDQKVVISDLERRVSFSDGVIGSLREEADVSSEKFLELEMSYGAEQAKGKVLSMQIDDLVKQKNDMKKIMGKLMLQTESSDGLIESLNREMKDKIGLIEKLFSEKKEIEDVKDVKESEIVNLQKDLGGLKDDVAAMKESIKDQEDKNKQLATEARRYKDEFEKACLESDNVQRSLDEEQRNVTSLRIRVLEMEKRIEETGKEVAKMKNKPENLLELKEEKFDGEIEPYAAELEGIKNAFRNKESLVEEMKQQMNILQNSEAEARKRTGLWTIVSSATTFLAAASLAYAAKIR